The following proteins are co-located in the Melanotaenia boesemani isolate fMelBoe1 chromosome 5, fMelBoe1.pri, whole genome shotgun sequence genome:
- the LOC121639825 gene encoding alpha-tectorin-like codes for MLAAYTCTVTGPAVIDVHNKADFIEDRCSYTLLSDSWISVVQILASFRERRRTDVSFVDSVTLRLESPNVDILLKQDGRVLVDNVALVLNSSIQEVHGVQLSKDQTGVTAKVTLSGRSAAVFFDGDTAQIHMEGPAESSLVGLCGNSSSFSSAKLSEDSSSSCESVYTEPADGTIDCPMMTERCNLLMEAPFSSCNTIVDPAPYITACNATLCKYPAVDGLGCQFLWAYARACSLSNVALESWWSEAQCSRPEAVCQNQVCSDHEFCGEFGGNTGCLCRAVFASSYRESNTLGDPVVCTQNSASVSLVGCLLRDKYIDYPVLHLNNETCRGEMDQESGMVTFSFNSSNTCGAVITANDSQVTYKNAIVAQNSSSEGITRQDQFYIDFSCIHVHPEMKTVAFRIKDSSVVQHITSGEWSYNVTMKSYTDADRTHVVDSNTDVMLNQKIWVELETEGLDADLIAVVTDSCWATDQESSNSTPRYDLIQNGCANAADQTVMVEGNGEGTSNYFSFSMFQFIGSSGDVYLHCKLNLCIKEGNSCVPDCSGGAKRRRRSVRPKHERGASALVSMAWIN; via the exons ATGTTAGCTGCATACACCTGCACTGTGACCGGTCCTGCTGTCATTGACGTCCACAACAAAGCCGACTTCATAGAAGATCGCTGTTCCTACACTTTGCTGTCGGATTCGTGGATTTCAGTTGTTCAGATTCTGGCCAGTTTCCGTGAGCGACGTCGTACAGATGTGAGCTTTGTGGACAGTGTGACTCTGCGGTTGGAGAGTCCAAACGTTGACATTCTCCTGAAACAAGACGGCAGAGTCCTG GTGGACAACGTAGCTCTGGTCCTCAACAGCTCGATCCAGGAGGTCCATGGTGTCCAGCTCTCTAAGGACCAAACTGGAGTCACTGCCAAAGTTACACTCTCTGGACgctctgctgctgtgttctttGATGGAGACACAGCACAGATCCACATGGAAG GACCTGCTGAATCATCTTTGGTTGGTCTGTGTGGAAACTCCAGCAGTTTTTCTAGTGCAAAGCTCTCTGAGGACAGCTCCTCCAG CTGTGAGAGCGTGTACACTGAACCTGCTGACGGTACGATCGACTGCCCCATGATGACTGAACG CTGTAACCTCCTGATGGAGGCGCCCTTCTCCTCCTGTAACACCATCGTGGATCCAGCTCCCTACATAACTGCCTGCAATGCAACTTTGTGCAAATATCCTGCAGTGGACGGTCTCGGGTGTCAGTTCCTGTGGGCCTACGCCAGAGCCTGCAGCCTGAGCAACGTCGCCCTGGAGAGCTGGTGGTCTGAGGCTCAGTGCT CTCGTCCTGAGGCCGTTTGTCAGAACCAGGTCTGCAGTGATCATGAGTTTTGTGGCGAGTTTGGGGGTAACACTGGCTGCCTCTGTAGAGCTGTGTTTGCCTCCAGTTACAGAGAGTCTAACACTCTGG GAGATCCAGTGGTCTGCACACAGAACTCTGCCTCAGTCAGTCTGGTGGGTTGTCTCCTGAGGGACAAATACATTGACTACCCTGTGTTACACCTCAATAATGAGACCTGCAGGGGTGAGATGGACCAGGAGAGTGGCATGGTGACTTTCAGCTTCAACAGCAGCAACACCTGTGGTGCAGTGATCACG GCCAACGACAGCCAGGTGACCTACAAGAACGCCATCGTGGCTCAGAACAGCTCTTCTGAAGGCATCACTCGCCAAGATCAGTTCTACATCGACTTCTCCTGCATCCATGTTCATCCAGAAATGAAGACTGTGGCCTTCAGGATCAAAGACAG CTCTGTGGTCCAGCACATCACATCTGGAGAGTGGAGTTACAATGTAACCATGAAATCCTACACCGACGCCGACCGCACACACGTTGTGGATTCTAACACCGATGTGATGCTGAACCAGAAGATCTGGGTGGAGCTGGAGACCGAAGGGTTGGATGCAGACCTGATCGCCGTGGTGACGGACTCCTGCTGGGCAACTGACCAGGAATCGTCCAACAGCACTCCGAGATACGACCTGATCCAGAATGG CTGTGCCAACGCTGCTGACCAGACAGTGATGGTGGAGGGAAACGGGGAGGGAACCTCCAACTACTTCTCCTTCAGCATGTTCCAGTTCATTGGGAGCTCTGGTGACGTCTACCTGCACTGCAAACTGAATCTGTGCATCAAAGAGGGGAACAGCTGCGTCCCG GATTGTTCTGGTGGAGCTAAAAGAAGACGCAGATCTGTCAGGCCTAAACATGAACGTGGAGCTTCAGCCTTGGTCAGCATGGCCTGGATTAATTAG
- the LOC121640335 gene encoding uncharacterized protein LOC121640335, translating into MSLRSGKNYLKDFAGEQQDEATSGEQQPEVSPQPATTQQQSQPLDTRSQSSRRTSKQSQRSSSTTSSATRAYAKAKAARAQLAFAEKEANMMKQKAELEASMLKQKADLDASLHLLQCQKAAAAAEAEAVAYEEAELQSGEFSRPQSVEFELSAAQRTSEYVQQQSELLFPDIQDDAPDPERNDNEVDVQDSTRITKPVAASIQTNPSPVKREMKPEPTMSTYLTNTYLPGPPKQTTNLPDGYMPTTNSAQDFAKYLIRKELVSTGLLQFDDRPENYWAWKTSFLSATNDLNLSPREELDLLTRWLGPKSSEQAKRIRAVHTLNPAAGAKMVWQRLEECYGSPEVIEDALLKKTEEFPKLTNKDNVKLQELSDILMELKFAKQDGALPGLAYLDTARGFSRSLFSSKRE; encoded by the exons ATGAGTCTACGCTCAGGAAAAAATTATCTTAAAGACTTTGCTGGTGAACAGCAAGATGAAGCAACAAGTGGTGAACAACAGCCAGAAGTTTCACCCCAACCAGCTACAACACAGCAACAGTCACAACCGCTGGACACCAGGTCACAGTCATCTAGGAGAACAAGTAAGCAGTCTCAACGGTCATCCTCAACTACCTCTTCAGCTACAAGAGCCTATGCCAAAGCTAAGGCTGCACGAGCTCAACTAGCCTTTGCTGAGAAAGAGGCCAACATGatgaaacagaaagcagaattGGAAGCAAGTAtgctaaaacaaaaagctgatttggATGCAAGTCTCCATCTTCTGCAGTGCCAGaaggcagcagctgcagctgaagccGAAGCTGTAGCCTACGAAGAGGCAGAACTTCAAAGCGGGGAGTTCAGCAGACCCCAAAGTGTAGAGTTTGAGCTTAGTGCAGCGCAGCGCACTAGTGAATATGTTCAACAACAAAGCGAGTTACTTTTTCCAGATATTCAGGATGATGCTCCTGATCCCGAGAGAAATGACAATGAGGTTGACGTACAAGACAGTACACGAATTACCAAGCCTGTGGCGGCCAGCATTCAAACAAACCCATCACcagtaaaaagagaaatgaaaccAGAGCCAACAATGAGCACATATTTAACCAACACCTACCTGCCCGGCCCTCCAAAGCAAACAACCAATCTTCCTGACGGCTACATGCCCACAACTAACAGTGCACAAGATTTTGCAAAATACCTCATCCGTAAAGAGCTGGTGAGCACAGGTCTCCTGCAATTTGATGATAGACCTGAAAACTATTGGGCATGGAAAACTTCATTTCTCAGTGCAACTAATGACCTGAATTTGTCTCCCAGAGAGGAGTTGGATTTGTTGACAAGGTGGTTGGGTCCAAAGTCATCTGAACAAGCAAAACGTATTCGTGCCGTACATACCCTGAATCCTGCTGCAGGTGCCAAGATGGTCTGGCAACGTCTGGAAGAGTGCTACGGCTCACCCGAGGTCATCGAGGACGCACTCTTAAAAAAGACAGAGGAATTTCCAAAACTAACAAATAAAGATAATGTTAAGTTACAAGAGCTTAGCGACATCCTAATGGAGCTAAAGTTTGCTAAGCAAGATGGCGCCCTACCAGGACTAGCATACCTGGACACAGCTCGAGGG TTTTCACGCAGTTTATTCAGCAGCAAGCGAGAATGA
- the LOC121639784 gene encoding uncharacterized protein LOC121639784 has product MQDQKMADLPKDRVTPEPPFTTVGLDVFGPWTIVTRRTRGGCAENKRWAVLFTCMSTRAVHIELIESMSTDSFVNALRRFFSIRGPAKLLRSDRGTNFVGACKELGLDQENTAVGRYLEERGCIWTFNPPHASHMGGSWELLIGVARRILDAMLSRTEQMRLTHEVLSTFMAEVMAIMNARPLVPISTDPDSPTVLTPAMLLTQKVSAVSAPSGNFSSGQLFGKQWKHVQHLADTFWKRWKREYLCTLQGRAKWTATKPNVKEGDVVLLKDSRVSRNEWPLGLIIKTFPSSDKNVRKVEVRIIQDGTVKVFLRPVSEIIVLLSETE; this is encoded by the coding sequence ATGCAGGACCAAAAAATGGCGGACTTACCCAAGGACCGAGTCACTCCTGAACCACCGTTCACTACAGTAGGTCTAGATGTGTTTGGGCCATGGACAATCGTAACACGCCGTACTAGAGGTGGTTGTGCCGAGAACAAACGCTGGGCTGTCTTATTCACCTGCATGTCTACCAGGGCTGTACATATTGAACTGATCGAGAGTATGTCTACTGATAGTTTTGTCAATGCATTAAGAAGGTTCTTCTCTATTCGTGGCCCAGCCAAGCTTCTGCGATCGGACAGAGGCACAAATTTTGTAGGAGCTTGTAAGGAACTGGGCTTAGACCAAGAAAACACAGCCGTAGGTAGGTACCTGGAAGAGAGAGGATGCATTTGGACATTTAACCCTCCTCACGCGTCTCACATGGGAGGCTCGTGGGAGCTTCTCATAGGGGTCGCCAGGCGCATTCTAGATGCGATGTTGTCCCGAACTGAACAAATGCGGCTGACTCATGAAGTCCTATCCACGTTTATGGCCGAGGTGATGGCAATTATGAATGCAAGGCCTCTTGTCCCCATATCCACAGACCCTGACAGTCCTACAGTACTCACCCCAGCAATGTTACTAACACAAAAGGTGAGTGCTGTTTCTGCTCCATCTGGAAACTTCTCTTCGGGGCAGTTGTTTGGAAAACAGTGGAAACATGTCCAACACCTTGCAGATACCTTTTGGAAAAGGTGGAAAAGGGAATATTTGTGTACCTTACAAGGCCGCGCAAAATGGACTGCAACTAAACCTAATGTCAAAGAAGGAGATGTTGTTCTGCTGAAGGACTCACGGGTCAGCAGAAATGAATGGCCACTgggattaataataaaaacatttcccaGCAGTGACAAGAATGTCCGCAAAGTGGAAGTGCGGATTATACAGGATGGGACTGTTAAAGTATTCCTCAGACCGGTTTCAGAGAttattgttttactttcagAGACTGAGTGA